The genomic region AAACGGCTCCACGATTCGTCTGTCGGACAATGACATTTTCGACAATGGCGTTTGCTTTGCGTACAACGGCACCGGCAAGATCTCATCCGCCGCAAACAACCGAAAAGCGGGCAACGGCAGCTCCGCCACTCCGAACGGCGTCATCACCGTTCAATAAATTCACTGTCCGTTTCTTCGATCGATGCACCGGGACGGCGCGGCCAAACATTGGCCGCGCCGTTTCTGCGCGTGGAGAGCAGAAGATACCGTATCGCGCGTCCTTCCAATATGGCATAATTACCGTAGTATTACGCCGCCAAATATGAAGGATCTATGACGACCTCTCCGACTGTGAATCGCATCTCCATTTGTTCGGTGCGCGGCGCCGGCAGTCAGCAGGCGCAGGATTTGATCGCCGTGGAAGAGCCGCTGGAGATCCAGCTTTCCTCGGATCGAACTGCGCCTCAGACCGTCTCCATCACCATGAGAACTCCGGGAAACGACGCCGAACTCGCGGCGGGATTTCTCTGGAGCGAGGGCGCAATTACCGACACAGGGCAGATCCTGGCCATCCAGGCGGAAGATAACATCGTTCGCGTCGTGACGGAGCCGGAAGTACTCGCCGGACTTCATCGGCTGAGCCGCAATTTCTACACGACATCGAGCTGCGGTGTCTGTGGAAAAACCTCCCTGGACGCGATCCGCCAGCAGGCTCGGTTTCCGATCGCCCCAGAGGTCCCCATCGTCGACCGGTCGATTCTCACAACGATTTCGGATACTGTCCGCCAGGCGCAGGACGCGTTCAACCAAACCGGCGGCCTGCATGGCGCGGCGCTGCTGGATATCGGCGGACGGCTACTCGATCTGCGTGAGGATGTCGGACGCCACAACGCCGTCGATAAGCTCATCGGCGCGCAAATTCTCACGGGACAGCTGCCGCTCTCCGGCGCGATCTTGTTTCTGAGCGGGCGAGCCAGTTTTGAGCTGCTGCAAAAAGCGCGCATGGCCGGAATACCAATTGTCGCCGCCGTCGGCGCGCCGTCGAGCCTCGCCGTCGAGATGGCGCGGGACGCAGGCGTCACGCTGATCGGGTTCCTGCGCGGCGATCGGTTCAATATTTATACCGGCGCGGCCCGCGTCAATCTCACACCGTCCATGGAGACAGCGTTATGAGCGATTTGGAACCGACGCAAGGGCATGGGAGCGTCCGGGCTCAAGGGCCGGTCGAAGAGTCCCCGGCCGGGGTCACCGAAGCCAAAGACGCCGCCGGAGGAATTCCGGCGGTGGTGTCTTCCATGCGGCATATCCAGGAAGAAACTGGACTGGCGCGCGGCGTCAAAACACTGCTGCGCATGAACCAATCGGATGGATTCGACTGCCCTGGGTGCGCCTGGCCCGATCCCGACGACAAACGCGCGGTCACGGAATTTTGCGAGAACGGCGCGAAGGCCGTCGCGGAAGAAGCGACCACCCGGCGCGTGACCGCCGAGTTCTTCCAAAAATGGAGCGTCGCCGCGCTGTCCGAGCAAACGGATCACTGGCTGGGCAAGCAAGGGCGCCTGACGCATCCCATGGTTCTGCGTCCCGGCTCGGCGCACTACGAACCGATCTCCTGGGACGACGCATTTCAGCTCATCGCTTCCGAGTTGAATGCGCTGACGTCTCCCGATGAGGCGCTGTTCTATACCTCCGGACGGACCAGCAACGAGGCGGCTTTCCTCTACCAATTATTTGTGCGACAGTTCGGTTCGAATAACCTGCCGGATTGCTCCAATATGTGTCACGAATCCAGCGGCGCGGCGCTGAATGAAACAATCGGCGTCGGCAAAGGCACGGTCACGCTCGAAGATTTGGAGATTGCGGACACGATCTTTGTGATCGGGCAGAATCCCGGCACCAATCACCCCCGTATGCTCACCGCGCTCCAGCACGCCGTCCGGCGCGGCTGCACGATCGTCAGCGTCAACCCATTGCCCGAGGCGGGCCTGATGCGCTTCCAGCATCCTCAGGAGCCGATTGGGATGCTCACCGGCGGCACGCCGCTGACCAAGCTCTTCCTGCAAGTGCGCATCAATGGCGATGTCGCGCTGCTCAAAGGCGTCATCAAAGAGATGCTCGAAGCCGAAGAGCGACGCCCCGGAACCGTCATCGACCACGAGTTCATCGCGGCGCACACGAGCGGCTATGAAGAGTTCGCCGTGGATATCCTGGCAGAGTCGTGGGATACGATTGTCGAGCAGAGCGGCGTTGGACGCGACCAGATCCGCGAGGCGGCCGAAATCGCCATGCGCGCCGAGCGGATGATCTGCTGCTGGGCGATGGGGCTGACCCAGCATAAAAACGCCGTCGCCAACATTCAGGAAATCGTCAACCTGCTGCTGCTGCGCGGCCAGATCGGCAAGCCCGGCGCGGGCGCCTGCCCGGTGCGCGGCCACAGCAACGTGCAGGGCGACCGCACGATGGGCATCTGGGAGAAGATGCCGGACCGATTCCTGGATGCTCTGGGACGCGAGTTCGATTTCGATCCGCCCCGCCAGCACGGCCTCGACGCCGTGGAGTCGATCAAGGCGATGCACGCCGGCAAGGCGCGCGTCTTCATCGGCATGGGCGGCAACTTTCTCTCGGCCACGCCGGACACCGAATACACCGCCGATGCGCTGCGCCGATGCCAATTGACGGTCCAGATCTCCACCAAGCTCAACCGCAGCCACCTCGTCACGGGGCAAGCGGCGTTGATCCTGCCGTGCCTTGGCCGCACCGAGACGGATTTGCAGGCGGGTGGTCCTCAGTTCGTTACCGTGGAGGACTCCATGAGCGTTGTGCACCGGTCGCGGGGAACTCTTCCGCCGGCTTCGGAGCACCTGCGCAGCGAGCCGGCGATCGTCGCGGGGATGGCGCGCGCCACGCTCGGCGCCCGGTCCAAGGTTGGCTGGGACGAGCTGATCGCAAATTACGATTCGATCCGCGACCATATCGCCCGTGTCATCCCTGGCTTTCAGGACTACAACTCTCGCGTCCGTGGCGCTAATGGGTTCCGCTTGCCGAACGGCGCGCGCGAGCGCAGCTTCGTCACGACGACACAAAAGGCGCGCTTCACCGTTCATCCGATCCCAACCACGAAGCTGGGCTCGGATGAGCTTCTGATGATGACGATCCGCAGCCACGACCAGTACAACACCACGATCTACGGCCTGGACGATCGTTACCGGGGAGTGCGCAACGGTCGGCGCGTGGTGTTCTTGAACGCGGAGGACATCCACTCCCTTGGATTCCAGGCTGAGGAGTGGGTCGATCTTGTCGGCCGCCACGAAGGCGTGGAGCGCGTGGCCGAACGGTTCATGATCGTCCCGTACGACATCCCGCGCGGCTGCGCCGCGACCTACTTCCCCGAAACCAACGTGCTCGTGCCGATTACCA from Capsulimonas corticalis harbors:
- a CDS encoding FdhF/YdeP family oxidoreductase, producing the protein MSDLEPTQGHGSVRAQGPVEESPAGVTEAKDAAGGIPAVVSSMRHIQEETGLARGVKTLLRMNQSDGFDCPGCAWPDPDDKRAVTEFCENGAKAVAEEATTRRVTAEFFQKWSVAALSEQTDHWLGKQGRLTHPMVLRPGSAHYEPISWDDAFQLIASELNALTSPDEALFYTSGRTSNEAAFLYQLFVRQFGSNNLPDCSNMCHESSGAALNETIGVGKGTVTLEDLEIADTIFVIGQNPGTNHPRMLTALQHAVRRGCTIVSVNPLPEAGLMRFQHPQEPIGMLTGGTPLTKLFLQVRINGDVALLKGVIKEMLEAEERRPGTVIDHEFIAAHTSGYEEFAVDILAESWDTIVEQSGVGRDQIREAAEIAMRAERMICCWAMGLTQHKNAVANIQEIVNLLLLRGQIGKPGAGACPVRGHSNVQGDRTMGIWEKMPDRFLDALGREFDFDPPRQHGLDAVESIKAMHAGKARVFIGMGGNFLSATPDTEYTADALRRCQLTVQISTKLNRSHLVTGQAALILPCLGRTETDLQAGGPQFVTVEDSMSVVHRSRGTLPPASEHLRSEPAIVAGMARATLGARSKVGWDELIANYDSIRDHIARVIPGFQDYNSRVRGANGFRLPNGARERSFVTTTQKARFTVHPIPTTKLGSDELLMMTIRSHDQYNTTIYGLDDRYRGVRNGRRVVFLNAEDIHSLGFQAEEWVDLVGRHEGVERVAERFMIVPYDIPRGCAATYFPETNVLVPITSVADKSNTPTSKSVIIRLRRSIKS
- the fdhD gene encoding formate dehydrogenase accessory sulfurtransferase FdhD — its product is MTTSPTVNRISICSVRGAGSQQAQDLIAVEEPLEIQLSSDRTAPQTVSITMRTPGNDAELAAGFLWSEGAITDTGQILAIQAEDNIVRVVTEPEVLAGLHRLSRNFYTTSSCGVCGKTSLDAIRQQARFPIAPEVPIVDRSILTTISDTVRQAQDAFNQTGGLHGAALLDIGGRLLDLREDVGRHNAVDKLIGAQILTGQLPLSGAILFLSGRASFELLQKARMAGIPIVAAVGAPSSLAVEMARDAGVTLIGFLRGDRFNIYTGAARVNLTPSMETAL